gaatttatttttcttgaagaaCAAGGTAAATGTGGCTGGATTAAGAGAAGTGACCAGAGCCTGTGTTGGTGTCAATGACTGCACTTACTTCACTGTGGAAGTTTCATGTCTGGAGTCACAGACCATCAGACACTTTGATAACACTCTGTGCCCCCCTCAGGCTGAGCTGTGATCTGTTTGTAACTGGGCATGTGGAAAGGGAGCTAAAACAAAACACTCCAGTGTCTGATCACCTTCCCCACTGAGTTCAGGAGCTTTTGGGCTTCAGTACCAGTTTTCCAACACTGAAAGCCTTCCTCTAACCGCTGAAGCTCTTGGGAGAGTGTTCATGTCCCTCAAGCAGTGGTTTTCACTCTCCCTGCTGTTCAGACAAGGACGGTTCAGGTGGGCACCAGTGCCCAGGTCCAGGTGCTGGTGTGATTTTGGGGAATGAGgaagctcagagctggggcCAACCCTCAAGTGCTCCTTTAAGCTGCATTTAAGAAGGaaagttttcctttattttgatGGATTGAAGCTTATTCCCACTCAAAATGACCTCCCAGTTTTGGCAGTGAAAGGAGCTCTGATGGAAATTTTGGGTTACCTGAGGCAGTGATAGgaggagagctgcagccctgcctcatCTCACACAGTGCTCTGCAATGATGGAAAACTGCCCAaaacacctgcagcccctggtgacAGCCTGACTGAGAACCAGAAACACCCACAGGGCACACAAAGCTCAGATGTTCTTTCAAATCAAAACACATCCTCTCAGCCCCTTGTCCAGCCTGTCCCTAATGGCCAGGGAGAAGGAATCCCATGCTATCATTTTTATCAAACAGGAATCAGTTGCCAACAGTTCCCCCAGTTCATAATACagcccaaggagcagctgctttccCTCTGAACTTACCCTGAGGGGTGAAACTCTCAGAATACAAATTTATTTGCACAGTACAATTAACAACTCAATTAGTAGACTGTCAGCTCAGGAAATGTAAAGTGTATGCACTTTATTATTGGTCACAAGAGTACAGGTTTAATATCCATAGTTCTGATGTCTTCTGTcagggtggctgtgccaggagctgcacctTCACCTTCTGAGGGTGTTTCAGTGGTATTTCCTCCTGCGGTCGTGCTCTGCAGCAAAGGACAGGAAGTTAATTCTGCTGAActctcaagaaaaaaaccccaccacaccTGAAATTCCAGGCAAGAAAGCATTCTGAAAAACCCCTGAGCATGTATTTCCtaggtgctgccagggcagacAGGCACCAAGGTCTAAACTTTCTTTGTTGCCAAGAAAAAACTCAGCATTTAAGTTTTCTACGGCTAAAAGAAGTTTGTTTGCCAAcaatctttcattttatttctaaaagcagcagcaggtgatTGTTTTTATCCCCCAGGCAACCTTCCAAGCTGCCCTGCACACACTCATCCATGGTTTTTACTTACTGATGTGACTGTAGCTCCACATGTAGCTGAGGATGATATACCCAGCCAGCACCATGGAGAGACCCCCGAGGCCCCCCTTCCTCACGTTGATGTATTTGTTGTAGTATCTCTCATGACCTgtggaggagaaaaatgtttcagagcagccagatGAGTTGTTTGTTACCCTGTGAGAGAAAGAAGCAGCCTGGATTCACAAAACTTCAGGAAATTGGTTCTAATGAAACATCTGAAGGTCTCAGAAGCAAGTCTGAGAGGAGGCAACCTGTGTGTTGGTTGAGCAAGATGATCCCAAGTTAATAGACctaagccttaaaaaaaaaacccaaacaaccacaaaagggaaaaaccccaattttcccattttttccctaaatgtGGCTGCTTTGGAATTATCTAACTGTTCCATACATTATATACATGCACACATGTATTATCAAAGGCAGACACTTGCAGTTGACATTCTGTGTTTAAATCTACCCGAATGACATTTGTATCTACAGCAAATGACATTGGGCCCAAGTGATCCATAAGGGCTCTGTCTCCTCTTTTACCATCTCTAGGGATCAACtgcattttaattcttttttgtttacttGTGATGCTgtgaaaccccaaaatttccagTCAACGGGTTCAAGGACTAAGGGCATCCCATTTCCCCTTTATACAAGAAGAAACACTGAGAACAAACATCCAGTGCATAAAAcccacatgaaaaataaatttacagaGGGAAAAACGAGATGTTACAGGAgaagctgctctgggaaggcaGAACTGGCCACGGAGCAGCCCCTGCGCTGCCAGACACCGTTCCCTCAGGCAACAACATCCTCTCTGGCAGGCAGGGATTCTTGTGTGCGATTTTCCCTGGTTCCGTCAGGAGAAGGAATGAGGGTCCCGCACCCTCCGGGCCTCCCCCGCAGCCCCCTCACCTCTCCGAATGGCCCCCAAGATGCCGCCGGGGGTGAAGTCCCTCATGGccagccagctgcccagctggCCCAGCTTCACATCCATCAGCTTCGTGTCCTTGAGGAGAACTGcggcagggagagggagagagcccGGTCAGCGCggggctgagggagggaaggaggggaacgCCGCGGTCACCTTGATCCCCCCGCACTCACCCGGCTTCGCCATCTTGGTGTGCCCGGAAGGGACGCGCGCGGGGGCTcatgggaggagggaagggcgGGAACGCGGCCGGCGGGCGGGACGGGGCCGCCGCCATGTTGGGTGTGTCACGGTGCCATATTGGGTGTGTCACGGCGCCATGTTGggtgtgtcactgtcccctcatGAGGGACCATGGCGGTCCCGGTGCCGCCTTGAGCCCGTCCAGCCTGTCTTAGGGATGGGAACGCGGACGGCGGGCGGGACGCGGCCGCCGCCATGTTGGGTGTGTCACGGCGCCATGTTGggtgtgtcactgtcccctcacGAGGGACAATGGCGGTCCCGGTGCCACCTTGAGCCCGTCCAGCCTGTCCTaaggacaggacaaggagtaatgggtaCTAATTGGAAGTGGGGGAAATTTTATTAGATATAcagaaaaaattccttccctgtgagggaggtgaagccctggcacaagttgcccagagaagctgtggctatcccatccctgcaagtgtccaaggcccGGTTGGATGGGGATTGGAGCAACGTGATCTAGTGGAAAGTTTCCCTGCCcattggaactggatgatctttaaggtcctccCAATCCCTTAACATTCCGTGATTGTGTGATCTCCTCTCTAGGAGCCAACTCCCCAGTGGGGGCTGCacactctgccccagctgccacaggcactgccagcctgtCAGAGGGCTGGGGCACCTGAGGgattttcccttcatttccaATCCATCAGGTCCCTTCATCAGCTGTGCTCTTCCTCAGGGGATGGTAAACAACTCCTGATCATGTCCCTCAATCCCCCAGGGCAGCGCCTCGCACCGTCCCACATTACGGGGTGTCAGGTGCCCTCCTTGCAGTGCTTCAGATTGTGAGGAAATATAGAAAAATTCACAAGTTGTCATCAGCATCTTCACACGTCTCCATCAGCAATCTTGTCGATGTCCCACAAATGAACCTTTTCCAGTGTGTTCTTAAGTTACAGCTCTAACACAGTAAATATGTGCTCACAGACAGCATATACTGCAACATACATTGAAATTGTCACTTATTGTACTGTAAGAAGTTCTTTTTCAGTACCCACTGAAGACTTTACCCTGTGGGAACACGCTGtgttctgctccagctcctctggaagGGTGTCAAAGGCAAAAGGAGAGGCTGGGTTGGGGTACATGGTGTAAATAAACCCATATAACCAGAGTGGTGGAGCAGTTAAGGtccagataaaaataaattttacctTCCTGAAACAGGAGTTGCAGAATATCccgagttggaagggactcacaaggatcagAATCaaactgctggccctgcacagaacagcctgtgcagccctgccagtgGCTGTGACCATTGCTTGGGGAGCCTGGTCAGTGCCCCCCTCCCCTCTGGGAGAAGAACCTTTTACTGATATTCCCCCTGACattccagccattccctgggtcctgtccctgcttccagagagcagagattggAGCTGGCCCTGCGCTGCCCctcgggaggagctgcagccctgatgaatctcccctcagtctcctccagcagAACAACCCAAGTCACCTCAACCACTCCTTCTTTTGCTTCTCCCCTCGACCTTTCCCCATCTCTCTACCCCTCCTTTTAATTGCTTTATATCTTgtattgtggtgcccaaaactgcatgCAGAACTTGAGGTGAGACTGCACCAGCTCAGAGTAAAACGGGAAAGAGCCACccagatttattttgtttttccccagagCCTTGCTGGGGGTTTGGGcacacctgcagcccagggtggtggcacCAGGTGTGACTCCAGCAGGTGTCACTCGCAGGCAGCGGCTGCTGCTGATGGTCCCCGTGTAGTGACCTCTAGAGGCTTCAAATCCTCTCGTGCAGGTTCATGGCAGTGTcagggtttgttgttgtttattgTGCCGAAGCTGAATAGCAGAGTGCTGCAGCGGTAAACAGGGAGCAGCCGTTCCCCCGCTGCCCCTGACAGGTCAAACAGCACCCCGGGATTCCAGGGTATGAAATCTCCATCCCACAGAGGACTGGTAGAGCGGATCAGAGATGAAAACTAAATTAAGGACGCTGAAAGGAGCCCACAGGGCTCCCACATAAACACTAATCTCTGCAGCTTTTACTTCTCAGCTCACAGAGTCTTATTCCATactcctccctcctgccactGCAGGATTCTTGGAGTCTGCAGGGTTGTGTTACCTGGTATTAAAAGAGCTGAGGGACTTGTGCTGTCTGAAGATACATGGAACTGTGTCACACATCAGAGGCTGATATCCACATCTAGCTTCACCTTCTATTTtaccaaaattaatttatttacattGAGAACTTCTATAGCATAAATAATATAACatcataacataacataacaccattaaaaaaaaaaaggcagaaggaaTACATTGCTTGCtgcttgatttttaattttctttttcttattaacAGAAAGTAAGATTAGGAATGTATAGTGTGTCTGATCACCTGAAGAAAGGGTTCCAAATTTAGACCCTGCTAAATGAGTTTAAAATCCTCTTATGAAATTatcctttattttattattggaCTTTACCGGTAACTGTCGTTTTATGGCTGAAGTGTCCCCTGATGAACTACTATGTGCCCTTTTTACAGTACTTGCAGAAAATCATGCTCCAAACTTGCTTCCCTCATTCTTGCAAGGCAACCTATTGTTTTAAATAGGATTACTCATGCAAGGCAGATTAATTCACCTACAGGAAGAAAGCCAGTGGCGGGGGCCTCGTTTTAAGGAGTTCCCTGCAGAGTAGAAGAGCACATAAAGCTGCTCAAACTGCTTATAGCAAGATCTGGGGAAATTTGGATTGTTAGGGTAAGAATGGACATCCTTAATGAGGATCCATCTCCAATTCAATTAGAGGCAGCAGTGACTCAAGCCTTGGCCTGAGCTGTCCATGCTGGCAGGGTGAGAGGAACAGGGCTGTTCTCTTCATGCCACCTTAACCTGACCCAGCAGGAAGAGTGGAATGGTACAGATGTGCAGGAGGTTTTGCTGCACATTTCCTGCTTATGAcctgtgctgctggccaaaaCTCAGGGTCTTGTTGGTGGATCCAGATGGGAGGATCTATGACAAAGAAAGATGTTTCTGATGTGTTTCTGTTTGCTTACAAGAATTCTCGTTGCCCTTTTTTCCTGACCACAGAAGAATTCACACACTGAGAACCAGTTGCCTTGCTTAGAGCTCCACACCTGCTCCCGGCAGCAATGTGACCCCAAATCCTTGTATTCAGTCCAGGTCTTATATCAATGATTGTTCAGGCTCTTTGAAGTTTCCGTTCTCTGCTTGTTTCCATACTCTGTCTCTCTATCTCTTCCTCCACCTGAACTGTAGCATCCACACGTaaccttctttccttttaatatcCTACTCCAAACTGTCCTCCCAGAGCCTTCAGGTTCTTGAGCAATCTTGTATTGTGGGTGGCAATAGACTTAATGTCTCCTTCAGCTACCTTAAATAAAGGAATGCAGTTAAACCTACCAATTTCAAGAAGGTTTAACCCAacctctaaaaataaaagcctAATGGAGTCTTGCCCTGAGGTTTTCATCTTAGTGAAGACCTCTCTAGAAAATGCTGTGAAGTTTGTACATAATGGCATAGAAATAATagaagtagaaataaaaatagaaatcaatTCAAAAAACACAGAGCATTTTGCAAAAGATGTCAATGGACACAAAAGAGATTTCCTTTCTCCACTAACAAGGGTAACACATAAT
This genomic window from Molothrus aeneus isolate 106 chromosome 16, BPBGC_Maene_1.0, whole genome shotgun sequence contains:
- the ATP5MF gene encoding ATP synthase subunit f, mitochondrial, with product MAKPVLLKDTKLMDVKLGQLGSWLAMRDFTPGGILGAIRRGHERYYNKYINVRKGGLGGLSMVLAGYIILSYMWSYSHIKHDRRRKYH